From the Bdellovibrio reynosensis genome, one window contains:
- the typA gene encoding translational GTPase TypA, with translation MIQDPKKIRNIAIIAHVDHGKTTLVDHLIKQAGTFRDNEQVEERLMDSMDLERERGITIAAKNASFMYKDIKVNIVDTPGHSDFGGEVERILNMVDGCILLCDASEGPLPQTRFVLKKALEGGKKVIVCINKIDRSDARIQEVHNELFDLFIDLDATEEQCDFHTVYAIAREGMATLDPKVNTGSLEVLYDAIVNLVPPPVIEENAPLQVMVSNISYNDYVGRLAIGRMRAGTIKVGDEVLCVQANQQKKVKVSALFQYKVNSQVPAQEVGAGDMVVIAGMEDFTIGDTITSVLDPRPLPRIRVEEPTVGMVFSVNNGPFAGLEGKNVTSRKILERLERELLYNVAIRVEKTDSTDAFKVVGRGELQLGVLIEQMRRENFELLVSKPTVVFKQEGGKKMEPMEIAVIDIEDAYVGAVTEKIGKRKGVMTNMVQKGSGRTRLEFRIPSRGLIGYRSEFLTDTRGTGLLNTQFDGWDDFRGEIETRLNGAMISDRKGMATAYAIWNLQERGVMMVEHGDEVYEGMIVGEHAKDNDLEVNICREKKLTNVRASGSDEAIRVTPVKKFTLERAMEWIKESELIEVTPKNIRLRLKELDPHKRAKASKE, from the coding sequence ATGATTCAAGATCCAAAGAAAATTAGAAATATCGCGATTATCGCGCACGTTGACCACGGTAAAACAACTCTGGTTGACCACTTAATCAAACAAGCCGGTACATTCCGCGACAACGAGCAAGTTGAAGAACGCTTGATGGACTCGATGGATCTTGAAAGAGAACGCGGTATCACTATCGCGGCGAAGAATGCTTCGTTCATGTACAAAGATATTAAAGTAAATATCGTAGATACTCCGGGACATAGTGACTTCGGTGGTGAAGTTGAACGTATCTTGAACATGGTTGATGGTTGTATCCTTCTTTGTGATGCTTCCGAAGGTCCACTTCCACAAACTCGTTTCGTTTTGAAAAAAGCGTTAGAGGGTGGCAAAAAAGTTATCGTTTGTATCAATAAAATCGACCGTTCCGATGCTCGTATCCAAGAAGTTCACAACGAACTTTTCGATTTGTTCATCGATCTAGATGCAACTGAAGAACAATGTGATTTCCACACTGTTTACGCTATCGCGCGTGAAGGTATGGCGACTCTTGATCCAAAAGTAAACACGGGTTCTTTGGAAGTTCTTTACGATGCAATCGTAAATCTAGTTCCACCTCCAGTGATCGAAGAAAACGCTCCACTTCAAGTTATGGTTTCTAACATTTCATACAACGACTACGTAGGTCGTCTAGCGATCGGTCGTATGAGAGCGGGAACAATCAAAGTTGGTGACGAAGTTCTTTGCGTTCAAGCGAACCAACAAAAGAAAGTAAAAGTATCTGCACTATTCCAATACAAAGTGAACTCGCAAGTTCCAGCTCAAGAAGTTGGCGCCGGGGACATGGTTGTTATCGCGGGTATGGAAGACTTCACTATCGGTGACACTATCACGTCTGTCCTTGATCCTCGTCCACTTCCACGTATCCGCGTTGAAGAGCCGACAGTAGGTATGGTGTTTTCAGTAAATAACGGACCATTCGCAGGTCTTGAAGGTAAAAACGTAACTTCACGTAAAATCCTTGAGCGTCTTGAAAGAGAGCTTTTGTATAACGTGGCAATCCGCGTAGAAAAAACTGACTCTACTGACGCTTTCAAAGTTGTTGGTCGTGGTGAGTTGCAATTGGGTGTATTGATCGAACAAATGCGCCGTGAAAACTTCGAACTTCTAGTTTCTAAACCTACAGTTGTCTTCAAACAAGAAGGCGGCAAGAAAATGGAACCAATGGAAATCGCGGTCATCGATATCGAAGACGCTTACGTTGGTGCGGTTACTGAGAAAATCGGTAAACGTAAAGGTGTAATGACGAACATGGTTCAAAAAGGTTCAGGCCGTACTCGTTTGGAATTCCGTATTCCTTCACGTGGTTTGATCGGTTACCGTTCTGAGTTCTTAACTGACACTCGCGGTACTGGTTTATTGAACACTCAGTTCGACGGTTGGGATGATTTCCGTGGTGAAATCGAAACACGTCTGAACGGTGCGATGATCTCTGACCGTAAAGGTATGGCAACTGCGTACGCGATCTGGAATCTTCAAGAGCGCGGTGTGATGATGGTTGAACATGGTGACGAAGTTTACGAAGGCATGATCGTTGGTGAGCATGCTAAAGATAACGATCTAGAAGTAAACATCTGCCGTGAGAAAAAATTGACGAACGTACGTGCTTCGGGTTCTGATGAAGCTATCCGTGTTACTCCAGTGAAAAAATTCACCTTGGAAAGAGCAATGGAATGGATCAAAGAATCTGAGCTGATCGAAGTGACTCCGAAGAACATCCGTCTTCGTTTGAAAGAACTTGATCCGCACAAACGCGCAAAGGCATCTAAGGAGTAG
- the dusB gene encoding tRNA dihydrouridine synthase DusB: MNPVEALKKNPFVLAPMAGITDHAFRTFMRKLDASVVVTELVSATGIEYKSERTLKLMSFDEIQRPIGIQLFGEDPETIARAAQVAEADGCDFVDLNFGCPVPKVVKKGAGSAMLKDPVALQKVLSTVKSAIKIPLTIKIRTGWDASSRNAVEVCNIAYNEGIEWVAIHGRTRAQAYSGLADWDFIADVKSKTKVPILGNGDILTPRQANLRLAQSGVDGVMIGRGCLKNPFIFMDALSLFRGEAPKDVKRDYVSLFESLRSEITAHCDEHITGIQLRKFAAWFSTGYSGAAQFRKNLFQSKSNEEVVALAHEFFASLGNVEQEDTSSEEFLMGGHG, from the coding sequence ATGAATCCAGTTGAAGCTTTAAAGAAAAATCCCTTTGTTCTAGCCCCTATGGCTGGAATCACGGATCACGCTTTTCGCACCTTCATGAGAAAACTTGATGCCAGCGTTGTTGTTACTGAATTAGTCAGCGCAACCGGTATTGAGTATAAGTCGGAGCGTACTTTAAAACTGATGAGCTTTGATGAAATACAAAGACCCATTGGCATTCAACTTTTTGGAGAAGACCCAGAAACTATCGCACGCGCAGCCCAAGTTGCTGAAGCGGATGGTTGTGATTTCGTAGATTTGAACTTCGGGTGTCCTGTTCCGAAGGTAGTTAAAAAAGGCGCTGGCTCTGCGATGTTAAAAGACCCAGTGGCTTTGCAAAAAGTTTTATCGACGGTTAAATCCGCAATTAAAATTCCTCTGACAATCAAGATCCGTACGGGCTGGGATGCAAGTTCCAGAAACGCCGTTGAAGTGTGCAATATCGCTTACAACGAAGGGATCGAATGGGTGGCTATTCACGGCCGTACTCGTGCTCAAGCCTATTCAGGTTTAGCGGACTGGGATTTTATCGCTGACGTAAAATCAAAGACCAAAGTTCCTATCTTGGGGAATGGCGATATCCTCACTCCTAGACAGGCTAACCTAAGACTAGCTCAGTCCGGAGTTGACGGTGTAATGATCGGCCGGGGCTGTTTAAAGAATCCCTTCATTTTCATGGATGCCCTCTCATTATTTAGAGGTGAAGCACCCAAAGATGTGAAGAGAGATTATGTGAGCCTGTTTGAAAGCCTTAGGTCTGAAATCACGGCGCATTGTGATGAGCACATTACAGGGATCCAGCTCAGAAAGTTTGCAGCTTGGTTCTCTACAGGGTATTCTGGGGCAGCTCAATTTCGTAAAAATCTGTTTCAGTCTAAAAGCAATGAAGAAGTCGTGGCTTTGGCTCACGAGTTTTTTGCAAGCCTTGGCAACGTAGAGCAAGAAGATACTAGTTCAGAAGAATTTCTGATGGGAGGTCACGGTTAG
- a CDS encoding nitroreductase family protein: MNKEDFYQLLENRKSIRKYKAEPVPKELIEKILMAGMQAPSGKNRQNWRFFVVTGAKRDEYLKYSQKSWLNLKDVLAKRLKPSLYDFTERFFYTLGDAPVIIFAYSHNDMEERYHTSIGSVYMAVENMNLACLAEGLGSCTMGAPLEIKEEVDKFLGVDQLPEYQKGELELLCAMVCGYPDHNPPKAPRQLDGRVTWME, translated from the coding sequence ATGAACAAAGAAGATTTTTATCAGCTGCTTGAAAATAGAAAATCCATTCGTAAATATAAAGCCGAACCGGTTCCTAAAGAATTGATCGAAAAAATTTTAATGGCCGGCATGCAGGCGCCATCAGGAAAGAATCGCCAAAACTGGCGATTCTTCGTGGTGACCGGTGCAAAACGTGATGAGTATTTGAAGTACTCGCAAAAATCTTGGCTTAATCTTAAAGACGTTCTCGCTAAACGGTTAAAGCCTTCTTTATACGATTTCACAGAAAGATTTTTTTATACCTTGGGTGATGCGCCGGTGATTATTTTTGCGTATTCACATAACGACATGGAAGAACGCTATCATACCAGCATCGGCTCTGTGTATATGGCTGTGGAAAATATGAATCTTGCCTGTTTGGCTGAAGGATTAGGTTCTTGCACCATGGGGGCCCCACTAGAAATCAAAGAAGAAGTGGATAAATTCCTGGGGGTTGATCAACTTCCTGAATACCAAAAAGGGGAGTTAGAACTTCTTTGCGCCATGGTTTGTGGTTATCCCGATCACAATCCCCCAAAAGCTCCGCGCCAACTTGACGGCCGCGTGACTTGGATGGAATAG